In the Nerophis lumbriciformis linkage group LG18, RoL_Nlum_v2.1, whole genome shotgun sequence genome, aacacaagatgccaaaactgtcaggtgcccagggaagaaaaaagagaaaagaagaggaggagaaaggagaaaagacagagttagcaggtaggtaacgttagcctacatgaaatgatttgtctgttacagaatgtgatagtaacctggctttttagcattaagctaatgttacatgattcggcaattgctaatcaataaatagctagttctgttttaacgtcgggttaatattgtggagggggctaaattgttatggaaaataataatgtaacgttaggtaattacagtactcccaccttacattcctcagggacatttctttctttctttagtttatttggaacatgaacacacttacatcataatacatcacacaatttcatatcatttcatttgacatcatgcccgaaaaggagtaggaagaagcaaagcttatttaatcctacccctttcccacttcaaagcgtttacaaatatatagaatcatttactgacctttttatataataaaataacatctatgaattagtatacaacagttttgtaatatgtaattaattcattaattcagtcattattaacatactgagatgaagaatatcttattttcaataaggttgaaagtatttctcataattcttcttctttgtactctgtaagcactattattttgaacaacctggatcatatcagtacaatttttaacttctttacttaatctattccatcatttaattccacatactgatatgctaaaagttctaagtgttgtacgtgcatataaatgtttgtaatagatcttttaagcaggtgttttttgtttacattgttattgccttctggttagctaatgtttgccctgcaggtaatcgtcacttttccacccctttatatattaggtatagttgtaagttaaaaaaaaaaggtcaaagacaaagctattcgggttcttgtgagtatatacacttcactgccgatgtgggggggcgccacctaaaatcttgcctagggcgccagattggttagggccgggcctgatggtGCAGGTCCTGGTAATGATGGTACAGGTCCTGGTAATGATGGTGCAGGTCCTGGTAATGATGGTGCAGGACCTGGGTGTGATGGTGCAGGTCCTTGGAGTGATGGTGCGCAGTGTCCCCCGCCGGGTGTCCTCCCGGGTCGGGCTGGTCTGGCAGACacggaggaggatgaggaggatgaggaggaggaggaggaggtgaccGCTGACTCGCCGGCCTTCTCCCCGGGCTCTCACGCCACGGACGCGGCTGACTTCTCTCCCGAGTCCCCGCTGAGCTGCTCCGGCGACTTGTGTGCGCCCGCCCGGCACTACGAGGGCTTCTGGAGGCCGCCGTCCCCGTCTGCATCCccgggtacacacacacacacacacacacacacacacacacacacaaacacacacacacacaaacacacacacacaaaatacaaGTAAATGACGTGTTTGCATGGCATGTGAACGATGACGTCATTCTTCCAGTAGATTCGATGACGTCGTTCTCTCCGCCAGCGGACGACACGCCGCCTTTCGCGGTTCCCTTCCGGCCGTACGACTGGAGCTGCTGCGCGGCGCACGGGCCCGGCCACGGCCACGGCCACGGCCACGGCCACGAGGCCTCCTCCTTGTACGCGTACGGTGGTCACGCCGCGCTCCTCCTGCAGGCCCACGACACGCGGCGGCACGCGCCGGAAGTGCTGCAGTGCGCGGGTTTGATGCTCGGCGGCGCCTACAAGTGCGTCAAGTGCGGCAAGGTGCGAATTCGAGCGGAAACGTCAgaggatgacgatgatgatgatgatgatgatgatgaggtgtTTTGGTCCACGCAGGTGTTTTCCACGCCGCACGGCCTGGAGGTGCACGTCCGCCGCTCGCACAGCGGCAGCAGACCCTTCGCCTGTCAGGCCTGCAACAAAACCTTCGGCCATGCGGTCAGTCTGGAGCAGCACAAGGCCGTGCACTCTCAGGTGAGTCACCTGGGTGACGTCACTGACTTCAAACATTTTCACGCCTGAGTCCATCATTATTTACAGCAATATGAGTCAATATTCATTTTACAAGAAGATCCTGTGATTGATGACTCGCCTTGCgtgaattaaatacacataataaatatgttgcatgaattaaatacacataatgaatatgttgcgtgaattaaatatacatataaatacgttgcgtgaattaaatacacataataataaatatgttgaattaaaaacacataatgaatatgttgcatgaattaaatacacataataaatatgttgcatgaattaaatacacaaaataaatatGTTGCATGAATTTAATACACATAATAACTATGttgcatgaattaaatacacataataaatatgttgcatgaattaaatacacataataaatatgttgaattaaatacacataataaatatgttgcatgaattaaatacacataatgaatatgttgcatgaattaaatacacataatgaatatgttgcatgaattagatacacataataaatatgttgcatgaattaaatacacataataaatatgttgcatgaattaaatacatataataaatatgttgcatgaattaaatacacataatgaatatgttgcatgaattaaatacacataataaatatgttgcatgaattaaatacacataatgaatatgttgcatgaattaaatacacataataaatatgttgcatgaattaaatacacataataaatatgttgcatgaattaaatacacataatgaatatgttgcatacacataatgaatatgttgcgtgaattaaatatacatataaatacgttgcgtgaattaaatacacataataaatatgttgaattaaaaacacataatgaatatgttgcatgaattaaatacagggcttcacggtggcagaggggttagtgcatctgcctcacaatacgaaggtcctgagtagtcttgggttcaatcccgggctcgggatctttctgtgtggagtttgcatgttctccccgtgactgcgtgggttccctccgggtactccggcttcctcccacctccaaagacatgcacctggggataggttgattggcaacactaaattggccctagtgtgtggatgtgagtgtgaatgttgtctgtctatctgtgttggccctgcgatgaggtggcgacttgtccagggtgtaccccgccttctgcccgattgtagctgagataggctccagcgccccccgcaaccccaaaagggaataagcggtagaaaatggatggatggatggatggaattaaatacacataatgaatatgttgcatacacataatgaatatgttgcgtgaattaaatatacatataaatacgttgcgtgaattaaatacacataatgaatatgttgaattaaaaacacataatgaatatgttgcatgaattaaatacacGTAATGAATATGTTGCATACACATAATGAATATGTTGCGTgaattaaatatacatataaatacgttgcgtgaattaaatacacataatgaatatgttaaattaaaaacacataatgaatatgttgcatgaattaaatacacataatgaatatgttgcatgaattaaatacacGTAATGAATATGTTGCATACACATAATGAATATGTTGCGTgaattaaatatacatataaatacgttGCGTGaattatatacacataataaatatgttgaattaaaaacacataatgaatatgttgcatgaattaaatacacataataaatatgttgaattaaaaacacataatgaatatgttgcatgaattaaatacacataataaatatgttgaattaaatacacataatgaatatgttgcatgaattaaatacacataatgaatatgttgcatgaattaaatacacataatgaatatgttgcatgaattaaatacacataatgaatatgttgcatgaattaaatacacataataaatatgttgcatgaattaaatacacgtaataaatatgttgcatgaattaaatacatataataaatatgttgcatgaattaaatacacataatgaatatgttgcatacacataatgaatatgttgcgtgaattaaatatacatataaatacgttgcgtgaattaaatacacataataaatatgttgaattaaaaacacataatgaatatgttgcatgaattaaatacacataataaatatgttgcatgaatttaatacatatattaaatatgttgcatgaattaaatacacaaaataaatatGTTGCATGAATTTAATACACATAATAACTATGttgcatgaattaaatacacataataaatatgttgcatgaattaaatacacataataaatatgttgaattaaatacacataataaatatgttgcatgaattaaatacacataatgaatatgttgcatgaattaaatacacataatgaatatgttgcatgaattagatacacataataaatatgttgcatgaattaaatacacataataaatatgttgcatgaattaaatacatataataaatatgttgcatgaattaaatacacataattaatatgttgcatgaattaaatacacataataaatatgttgcatgaattaaatacacataataaatatgttgcatgaattaaatacacataatgaatatgttgcatgaattaaatacacataatgaatatgttgcatacacataatgaatatgttgcgtgaattaaatatacatataaatacgttgcgtgaattaaatacacataatgaatatgttgaattaaaaacacataatgaatatgttgcatgaattaaatacacGTAATGAATATGTTGCATACACATAATGAATATGTTGCGTgaattaaatatacatataaatacgttgcgtgaattaaatacacataatgaatatgttaaattaaaaacacataatgaatatgttgcatgaattaaatacacataatgaatatgttgcatgaattaaatacacGTAATGAATATGTTGCATACACATAATGAATATGTTGCGTgaattaaatatacatataaatacgttGCGTGaattatatacacataataaatatgttgaattaaaaacacataatgaatatgttgcatgaattaaatacacataataaatatgttgaattaaaaacacataatgaatatgttgcatgaattaaatacacataataaatatgttgaattaaatacacataatgaatatgttgcatgaattaaatacacataatgaatatgttgcatgaattaaatacacataatgaatatgttgcatgaattaaatacacataatgaatatgttgcatgaattaaatacacataataaatatgttgcatgaattaaatacacgtaataaatatgttgcatgaattaaatacatataataaatatgttgcatgaattaaatacacataatgaatatgttgcatacacataatgaatatgttgcgtgaattaaatatacatataaatacgttgcgtgaattaaatacacataataaatatgttgaattaaaaacacataatgaatatgttgcatgaattaaatacacataataaatatgttgcatgaatttaatacatatattaaatatgttgcatgaattaaatacacaaaataaatatGTTGCATGAATTTAATACACATAATAACTATGttgcatgaattaaatacacataataaatatgttgcatgaattaaatacacataataaatatgttgaattaaatacacataataaatatgttgcatgaattaaatacacataatgaatatgttgcatgaattaaatacacataatgaatatgttgcatgaattagatacacataataaatatgttgcatgaattaaatacacataataaatatgttgcatgaattaaatacatataataaatatgttgcatgaattaaatacacataattaatatgttgcatgaattaaatacacataataaatatgttgcatgaattaaatacacataataaatatgttgcatgaattaaatacacataatgaatatgttgcatgaattaaatacacataatgaatatgttgcatacacataatgaatatgttgcgtgaattaaatatacatataaatacgttgcgtgaattaaatacacataataaatatgttgaattaaaaacacataatgaatatgttgcatgaattaaatacaaataataaatatgttgcatgaatttaatacacataataaatatgttgcatgaattaaatacacataatgaatatgttgcatgaattaaatacacaaaataaatatGTTGCATGAATTTAATACACATAATAACTATGttgcatgaattaaatacacataataaatatgttgcatgaatgaaatacacataataaatatgttgaattaaatacacataataaatatgttgcatgaattaataaatacacataatgaatatgttgcatgaattaaatacacataataaatatgttgcatgaattaaatacacataatgAATACGTTGCGtgaattaaatacacatataaatggcgcagtggcagagtggccgtgtgcaacccgagggtccctggttcaatccccacctagtaccaacctcgtcatgtccgttgtgtcctgagcaagacacttcacccttgctcctgatgggtgctggttagcgccttgcatggcagctccctccatcagtgtgtgaatgtgtgtgtgaatgggtaaatgtggaagtagtgtcaaagcgctttgagtaccttgaaggtagaaaagcgctatacaagtacaacccatttatcatttatcatttataaatacGTTGCgtgaattaaatacacataataaatatgtttaattaaatacacataataaatatgttgcatgaattaaatacacatagTAAATATGttgaattaaatacacataataaatatgtttaattaaatacacataataaatatgttgcatgaattaaatacacataataaatatgttgaattaaatacacataataaatatgttgaattaaatacacataataaatatgttgaattaaatacacataataaatatgttgcatgaatcttctaaaatgttcaaaaacaaacaattattttctgTTCGGTCAAGACAAATATTTACTTTAAGAGAAACAAGTAGATTTTAAGGGAAAATAACACAAAAgtaatttcactgtaaaaataagAGTTTTCCCTGTAAAACAACCACTacattttacca is a window encoding:
- the gfi1ab gene encoding growth factor independent 1A transcription repressor b; the protein is MPRSFLVKSKRAHSYHQTRTLDFTCTGPWSDGAQCPPPGVLPGRAGLADTEEDEEDEEEEEEVTADSPAFSPGSHATDAADFSPESPLSCSGDLCAPARHYEGFWRPPSPSASPVDSMTSFSPPADDTPPFAVPFRPYDWSCCAAHGPGHGHGHGHGHEASSLYAYGGHAALLLQAHDTRRHAPEVLQCAGLMLGGAYKCVKCGKVFSTPHGLEVHVRRSHSGSRPFACQACNKTFGHAVSLEQHKAVHSQERSFDCKICGKSFKRSSTLSTHLLIHSDTRPYPCQYCGKRFHQKSDMKKHTFIHTGEKPHRCQVCGKAFSQSSNLITHSRKHTGFKPFGCERCGKGFQRKVDLRRHKDTQHGLK